A section of the bacterium genome encodes:
- a CDS encoding type Z 30S ribosomal protein S14, with protein sequence MAKKSQIAEAKRNPKYKTRKYHRCVRCGRRRAFMRKFKICRLCFRELAVSGQIPGIVKASW encoded by the coding sequence TTGGCTAAGAAATCACAAATTGCGGAAGCGAAGCGCAATCCGAAATACAAGACACGCAAGTATCATCGTTGTGTGCGTTGTGGCAGGCGGAGAGCATTTATGAGGAAGTTCAAGATTTGCCGTTTGTGCTTCAGGGAACTGGCAGTGTCGGGTCAGATTCCTGGTATTGTCAAGGCTAGTTGGTAA
- the rpsH gene encoding 30S ribosomal protein S8, whose amino-acid sequence MNLTDPIADMLTRIKNALAAGLETVDMHQSKMKVEVARILKKEGYIRDYVVEGGSKKKILRIYLKYTEEREPVIQGIKRKSKPGLRLYSGAGKVPKIMGGMGVVVMSTPLGMMTGKEAVKRGVGGEIVCLVW is encoded by the coding sequence ATGAATTTGACAGATCCAATTGCTGATATGTTGACGCGTATTAAGAATGCGCTTGCGGCTGGTCTTGAGACGGTGGATATGCACCAGTCAAAGATGAAGGTTGAGGTTGCCCGTATCCTGAAGAAGGAAGGGTACATCAGGGATTATGTGGTTGAGGGGGGAAGCAAGAAGAAGATATTGCGGATATATCTTAAATATACAGAAGAACGTGAACCGGTAATACAAGGCATAAAAAGGAAGAGTAAGCCGGGTTTGCGACTGTATAGCGGAGCCGGAAAGGTCCCGAAAATCATGGGGGGCATGGGTGTTGTGGTTATGAGCACTCCGCTCGGTATGATGACCGGCAAGGAAGCAGTCAAGCGTGGTGTGGGTGGAGAAATTGTCTGTTTAGTCTGGTAA
- a CDS encoding 50S ribosomal protein L6, with protein sequence MSRVGQKPIEIPSGVTVTVNGSDVCVKGAKEDLAMTMASGVSAVVEGGKVVVTIADEEKGNLHGLTRTLIANMIEGVTKGYSKQLEIQGVGFKAILQGKVLLLSLGFSSPVEYQIPAGITITVDNATAISIKGADKQM encoded by the coding sequence ATGTCACGTGTAGGACAGAAACCAATAGAGATACCGTCGGGTGTAACTGTAACGGTCAACGGTTCTGACGTTTGCGTTAAGGGGGCCAAAGAGGATCTGGCTATGACCATGGCCTCTGGTGTTTCTGCAGTTGTTGAAGGCGGTAAAGTTGTTGTTACAATTGCTGATGAGGAGAAGGGAAATCTTCACGGGCTGACGCGGACTCTCATCGCTAATATGATCGAGGGTGTTACAAAAGGGTACAGCAAGCAGCTTGAGATTCAGGGTGTTGGTTTCAAGGCGATCCTCCAGGGGAAAGTTCTCTTGTTGTCGTTGGGTTTCTCGAGTCCGGTGGAATACCAGATTCCTGCTGGCATAACAATCACGGTTGATAATGCAACGGCAATATCCATCAAGGGTGCGGATAAACAGATGG